A window of Bos taurus isolate L1 Dominette 01449 registration number 42190680 breed Hereford chromosome 19, ARS-UCD2.0, whole genome shotgun sequence contains these coding sequences:
- the KRT20 gene encoding keratin, type I cytoskeletal 20 (The RefSeq protein has 1 substitution compared to this genomic sequence) translates to MSSSIYRRGVAPSVYGGAGGHGTRISTSRHLANYGSVPAGGNLFAGNEKMTMQNLNDRLASYLERVRSLEQSNSHLEQQIKHWYETNTPSTGRDHSAYMGQIKELRDQIKDAQLQNARCVLQIDNAKLAMEDFRLKYEAERGICQTVVADLHGLKRVFDELTLTKADLEIQIEELTKDLHLLQKEHEEEVRSLRAHLGNNVNVEVDAPPSLNLGAIMNEMRQKYDAMAQENLQKAKEQFEIQINDLQQQVTVSTEELKGTKDQIKEQRHTYQVLELELQSLLNMKEALEHTLEETNARYGSHLAKIQARLNSLEGQLVQVRTDTERQIHEYNILLDIKIRLEQEIATYRRLLEGEDVKEYQLSTLDEKDIKKTRKIKTVVQEVVDGKVVSSEVKEVEESV, encoded by the exons ATGAGCAGCTCCATATATAGGAGAGGGGTCGCACCCAGCGTGTATGGAGGGGCTGGAGGCCACGGCACCCGCATCTCGACGTCTAGACACTTGGCGAACTATGGGAGCGACCCTGCTGGAGGAAACCTGTTTGCTGGCAATGAAAAGATGACCATGCAGAACCTAAATGACCGCCTAGCAAGCTACCTGGAAAGAGTGCGGTCACTGGAGCAGTCCAACTCCCACCTTGAACAGCAGATCAAGCACTGGTATGAGACCAACACACCTAGCACCGGTCGGGACCACAGTGCATATATGGGACAAATCAAAGAGCTGCGAGACCAG ATTAAAGATGCTCAACTGCAGAATGCTCGATGTGTCCTACAAATCGATAATGCTAAACTGGCTATGGAGGACTTCAGGCTGAA GTATGAAGCTGAGCGGGGGATTTGCCAAACAGTGGTGGCTGATCTTCATGGCCTGAAAAGGGTCTTTGATGAGTTAACTCTAACGAAGGCAGACTTGGAGATTCAAATTGAAGAGCTGACTAAAGACCTGCATCTCCTCCAAAAAGAACATGAGGAG GAAGTGAGGAGCCTACGCGCTCATCTGGGCAATAATGTAAATGTAGAGGTGGATGCTCCTCCAAGCCTGAACCTTGGTGCCATCATGAATGAAATGAGGCAGAAATATGATGCCATGGCCCAGGAGAACCTTCAGAAAGCCAAAGAACAGTTTGAGATACAG ATTAATGATCTGCAACAGCAAGTCAcagtgagcactgaagagttaAAAGGAACCAAGGATCAAATAAAAGAGCAGAGACACACCTACCAGGTCCTGGAACTAGAGCTCCAGTCCCTTCTCAACATG AAAGAAGCTTTGGAGCATACACTAGAGGAGACCAATGCTCGTTATGGTAGCCACTTGGCCAAAATCCAGGCACGGCTAAACTCCCTCGAGGGCCAACTGGTGCAGGTTCGGACCGACACAGAACGCCAGATCCATGAATATAATATCCTCCTTGACATAAAGATCCGGCTTGAGCAGGAAATTGCTACCTACCGTCGTCTTCTGGAAGGAGAAGATGTCAA aGAATATCAGTTGAGCACTCTGGATGAGAAAG ATATAAAGAAAACCAGGAAGATTAAGACAGTCGTGCAAGAAGTAGTGGATGGCAAGGTTGTGTCATCTGAAGTCAAAGAAGTGGAAGAAAGTGTATGA